From the genome of Salvia splendens isolate huo1 chromosome 7, SspV2, whole genome shotgun sequence:
ctcttattcacattttacttcactcgcaaaacacatcactcttattctgattttacttcactcttgtttacaaaacacttcactcttattctcatttacttcactcttgttcacaaaacacatcactcttattctcattttacttcactcttgttcacaaaacacatcactcttgttcacaaaacacttcactcttgttctgattttacttcactcttgttcacaaaacacttcactcttattcacattttacttcactcttgtttacaaaacacatcactcttattctgatttcactcatgtataaaaaacacatcactctaaccatgcatTTACTACTTAACCGtgaaaaacatcactctaaatttgattttacttcactctaagcatgtttttacttcactataaaggaGTGGTTAAAATAGAAAACTCACCAAGAGGAAAGTGATTGGTCCAGTGAATGGGGTGGATTTGTTCTTGAGTTTCCAGCTATCATGTGCTGTGATTAGCGTATCCAACACGTAGCTGCACCAATTGTACTgcctcacatttgaaatgttGCCAATATCGTCCAAGATACGGCCAAGACATTTTCCGTTGGCAGTTGGTGAGATCAGAACATTGTCCAACAgaataagaaatattttcttaaaccacTCACCACCTTCTAGATCACTATCAAGCTGCTCTTGCAAATCAGCTGGGGTTATTGCTTTGTTCTTCTTAGCATTGACAATGGTCTTCATCACATCATTCATTTCAtgcttcttttctcttttaatcATCAACTCTCCTCTTGGCAGTCCCAACGTAGCATACACATCCTCCTCAGTGATGTGTAATGGTTGATCATCAACAAGTTTTATTCTGGAGCAGTTgtcatgattaaaattttcaagtagTGAAAATGCCATGTCAGCAGGAATACATCGTATCTTCAAATGCACAAGCTGTCCGAAACCCATCTCTTCCAGAGCAGCTTTTGTTTGGAGTTCATTTTCTCAATGGCATCAACCAAAACTTTCACCCCTATCTTAATGACCAATTTAGGTCTTCTGATTTTACAAGTAATAGCTTTGTCACTCTTTGCTTTAGCCTGTTTCTTTCTGGCAGGCATTTCTGGTTTGTCGATGCATTGTGACCTCCCACGCTTTGAGGCTAAATACATACAAGATTTTTGATCAAATTCGTgaatacacacttaatatagctcaaaattatacattaataacTATGCCCAAtacataaataattacataactCACTCTCTGGTTTCTGcatatcatttttcttttttgacctTATTTCGGCAGAAGTTGTTGTTCGAAGAACATCCTGTTGATTTATTGTGCTTATTTCAGTTGTACGTGCAGCACTTTGTTGCAGTCTATCTTCACGCATCTTAGACCTTTTTTCGGCTGCAGCAACTTCATGGATATGaggaaaaaaatcaatatagcaaaaaatcagaCACATCacacttgttcacaaaacacatcactcttattctgatttcacttcacttttgttcataaaacacttcactcttgttcacaaaacacttcactcttgttcagaaaacgcatcattcttgtttacaaaaggcatcactcttgttcagaaaagaCTACACTCTTGTTCAGGAAaaacttcactattgttcagaaaacacatcactcttgttacaaaaacacatcactcttattctgatttcacttcacttttgttcataaaacacttcactcttgttcacaaaacacttcactcttgttcagaaaacgcatcattcttgtttacaaaaggcatcactcttgttcagaaaaaacttcactattgttcagaaaacacttcactcttgttcacaaaacacatcactcttgttcagaaaacacttcactcttgttcaggaaacacttcactcttgttcacaaaacacttcactcttgttcagaaaacgcatcattcttgtttacaaaaggcatcactcttgttcaggaaaaacttcactattgttcagaaaacacttcactcttgttcacaaaacacatcactcttgttcagaaaacacttcactcttgttcaggaaacacttcactcttttttgcagaacaactataaatctaaccatgtaaacgtaatacaaaggccatatggttttcataatcactaaacatcagtgaaacaactataaatcttactacagaaactacggttttcataatcacttaacatcagtgaaacaactataaatctaaacacagaaactacggttttcatatTCACAGCAAACGAAgatattgtatattaaaattaataaatagtagGAATGACTCACGGTTCGAGCCTGAGTGAAGTGAAACGGAACTTCCGgttgtttttttctttgttcgtTCGAAAGCTACAAAGAATACAAATCTAAATCAGATCTAAAATAAAACCTAGAAATGATTGTTAATCAGTAGGAAACTTACTTTTCGAAAAATCCTTTTGATTTGTATCCATTTGTTTGACAAAGTAGATGATGCTGACGAGTTGAATTCGGTTTAatcggcgacggcgacggcgacggcttGAATGCGGTTGAGTCGGCGATTCGGATTGAACAGAGGAGAACGAGAGAGACGAACTGAATCGGCGCGAATTTCTGAATGACTAACacaattttggatttaattcgatGGTGtaatgacaataatacccctgacttgttattatggagtaaatttgtgattgagggagctaatatctcattaaattcgaaaattatattagcccttgatttttttgatcttgtggctattatttgttctctagttatatggttaagaggtgtttgccatagatcactactctatatatatatatatatatatctatagagttgtattcaaatccttttccccTTACTAATCCTTGCTCCTTCTTAATCTCATGCGTTGATTTATGATGATCCAATGGTTTAAATATTTGGCTAAATTTatcaaattgaatcaattttttACGTCAAAAGGGCAAAATAGAGAATCACTATTGGAGTTAGTTATGGAATGGTCCATGATTTCCTCCGATTGAGGATCTCTCCagtttttcaacaaattttcttaacatttcgTTTTATTCTTTCTCCATAAGTCCGCGATTTATCGTCTCCATCAGTACGCGATTTATTTTGCTTCGATCACACGGAGATAAATTAGTTTTTCACAGCTTCATCGTCTCCATCATGCTGCGATTTATTTTGCTTCGATCACACGACGATAAATTCGTTTTTCACAGCTTCATCGTATCTGAATCAAACGCATACTGATTTTGATTTTCCACCATATTTCGAttatcaatggaagaaggtaatttaCGCCCATGTTTGTTGATTTGGATGTTTTCAAGTTTTTTCcacaaattttcaattttccatATTTCGACTTCGATTATCAATTTTCCAcaaattttcttcaaatttcgTTCCATTCCTTCTCCATCAGTCCACgttttattttgtaaatggtccatgatttcctccgttgaggatctctgcggGTTTTCAACAAATTTTCATCAGATTTCGTTTCATTCTTTCTCCATTAGTCTAcgttttattttgtaaattattttCAGATCAGTCGCCGATCCGAAACGTTGTTTAGCAGGAAATTCGTCTTGGGTTGCAGCGATTCAGCCACCAGACTCTTGCACCGAGGAAATCGTCGTGGATCGTCCGATTGTCGTCGAGCGATAAAACAATGTCGTTTGATTTTTTGCCGACGGAGAGGTTGGTGAAATCGGAGTCCTCGAGCGACGGGAGGGAGGTGAGGTAGAGCGAAACACAGCGGTAGAAGAGGTTGCGCTGGTGAGTTGAATAGTTCAACTCGGGGACTTTGAAGTGCTGGTGAACGTGAACTCGGTCGCCGATCCACATAatgtacacataatgtacatattgtatagtataatgcgtagtttagtttctgtaatgcattatttgtgatatgtaatgaacatttatcctgacccgtttaatttaagttgtgccgtgtgtcgttgtttggcgaacgtttcttgttttccctaagggtttgacaagcctagaggctagggtgtagtatgttctaagtctaaaaaacgttgtccaaatacacgagttggagtaattcgtctggggttgcacatgcataacgcgtgggtatattttaaaatagatatacattatgtacatattgtgtagtataatgcgtagtttagtttctgtaatgcattgtttgtggtatgtaatgaacatttatccttacccgtttaatttaggttgtgcCGTGATTCGATGTTttacgcacgtttcttgtttttcctaagggtttaacaagcctaggggctagggtgtagtatgttctaagtctaaaaaacgttgtccaaacacacgagctgcagtaattcgtctggggttgcacatgcataacgcgtaggtattttttaaaacagatatattatgtacatattatgtagtgtaatgcatagttttagtttctgtaatgcattatttgtgatatgtaatgaacatttatcctgccccgtttcatttaaggtgtgccgtgtttcgatgtttggcgcacgtttcttgttttccctaagggtttaacaagcctaggggctatgGTCTAGTACGTACAACagcaaccacgtgatgcataaaacaagataaataatgcattcaaatagccaaataatgtacagaatcactcaagtaatgaacatataaatattgcattcattcttagactcatgtacaacagcaatctaatgatgcataaaacatgataaataatgcatagaaatagctaaataatgtacaaatattgcattcactgttagactcatgtacaagttccgtgacggcttccttctgccgaggagttaaactctttatacaattcagaaactcgGTAGGGGTTCGTCGAAaatacagatggtcgacgttcctaccccttggtttcctatCTTCCGTCTCTTTCGGAGCTGTACTAGTCCCGGCCTCTGATACTCGCTCCCGAAATTTCtgggcaattcctactggcagtatatcatcgaccacctcgtcgatgtccaatcttagctgctttgatgttgtataacatacagaataataacatataattagttacataatatacaaactgaataaaataatgtggacaattatactgcattcacttatacactattgtacagaagcatcaaaataatgcctaaaaactgatacataatgcattttaataatcaaataatgttcagaataaatcaacaaatgcaccatgaatattgcaatcacccattgtctcatgtccaacaacagtcacataaagcataaaccatgataaataatgcactaaaataactaaataatatacatatccggtcaagtaatgaacatacaaatattccattcactctttgacccatgtacaacagtagtcacatgatgcataaaacaggataaaaaatgcattcaaatagccaaataatgaacaaaatcactcaagtaatgaacatataaaaatattccattcactcttagactcatgtacaacagcagtcaaatgatgcataaaacaagataaataatacatagaaatagctacataatgtacagattcaggctagttatgaacataaaaaatattccattcactctttaacTCATGTACAACAGTAGACACTAGATGCatgaaatatgtatataatgcatagaaatagttaAAAAAATGCACAACATCAAcctaataatgcataacattAACCCAGTAATGTAcatttagaaaataaacattCAGCCTTCGCTCATACTACAATAATGTACCACACcaaccaaataatgcaacaataCAACAGAAATAATGGACTCAGATTGCAAGAACAAGACCTCAATCATCAAACAGTAGTTATTATACtgcaaattttgaaatatgcCAAAACAGGGTCCTGCAATAATCTGGTTAATAATGTCTCACATCAAACAAATAATGCATGCACTCAAACAGGCAAACAATGCACTTTGCAAATCAGGTAATAAACATACAAATAGTCCATTGACTCTTTGACCTTATACAACAACAGCAACATGCATCATGAAACATGAAATATAATGCATACCAACAGCAGTCACTTGATGGTTCTACCAGCGAACATAATGCGatataggcaaataatgcagagattatatcAGGTAATGACCAAACAAATATTCCATGTACTCTTTGACAATATAAAACATCAGTGACATGATGCATgatacatgatatataatgcataaaaatagGCAATTAATGAGCAGACTCATTGAATTAATGAGCATAAAACTATTGCATTCACTACTTAACCAATGACCAACGACAGTTGGTTGAAGGTTGTACCAGTGAATATAATGCATTCATATAGGTATATAATGCAGAGATTACAACAAGTaatgcacatacacatattCCATTAAATCTTCGACAATTAAAAACAGCAGTTACATGATGCATGATACATGATACTGTAATGCATATAAATACTGATATAATGTGCAGATCCATTAGAGTAATGAACACActaatattgcattcactcatAGACTAATTTCCAGCAGCAGACACATAATGGCTACTTAAGGGTTATTAATGCACACAATTaggtaaataatgtataaaCGCGATTAAAAAATGTGCATATGAAGTTTGATATAAACCCAATACATCAAGCACAGAATCAGTCCAACAGTCTGTACAAACGCGATTAAAAAATGCACATATGAAATTTGATATAAACCCAATACATCAAGCACAGAATCAGTTCAATAGTCCATGTATTCAAAATGCAAATGAAATTGTTTGCTCACCCTCCTTCTGCGATTGTTGTGAAATTGACGGACGTCCTCTTTTAGAAATTTTAAATCTGCGAAAGACACCAAATAAACATAACCCTATAAGATTTCATCTACAAAATCCCTCACTACAACTGAATGGTGAAAAACGGTTGAATCGTCGTGCGGGTGGTGTGTTATGATGGGAAAATCAGGGATAACGCTTGATGGAACTCAGAAAGTAAACCAGTAAATTAAAGTTCGAAAAACCCTACCTCCTCGTCGACCCGCAGAAGAAACTTGCACAAAACCGGAAGGGTTGTTGGACAGTAAATCCGACATCGATTGAAGTTCAGAGAGAACGACTGAACCTTGAGAaaaggcggctagggttttgaaagGGGATGGAAATTGGGGGGAAGAAGCGGGTAGAGAGATTGATTCGTTAATACGTTTGGCGTGAATGATGTGTAGAGTAGATGGAAGGTCGTGGGTATATCCCGCTTAAATCTCGCACATGCCGTTTTCGGGAGTTTTTGAGTGTATAAATT
Proteins encoded in this window:
- the LOC121810618 gene encoding uncharacterized protein LOC121810618, giving the protein MDTNQKDFSKTFERTKKKTTGSSVSLHSGSNLAAAEKRSKMREDRLQQSAARTTEISTINQQDVLRTTTSAEIRSKKKNDMQKPETSKRGRSQCIDKPEMPARKKQAKAKSDKAITCKIRRPKLVIKIGVKVLVDAIEKMNSKQKLLWKRWVSDSLCI